One genomic window of Etheostoma spectabile isolate EspeVRDwgs_2016 chromosome 7, UIUC_Espe_1.0, whole genome shotgun sequence includes the following:
- the mipa gene encoding major intrinsic protein of lens fiber a, with the protein MWEFRSMSFWRAVFAEFYGTMFFVFFGLGAALRWTTGPHNVLHVAFCFGLAAATLIQSIGHISGGHINPAVTFAYLIGSQMSLFRAFFYIVAQCLGALAGAAVLYGVTPGNMRGNLALNTLQPGISLGMATTVEVFLTLQLVVCIFAVTDERRNGRLGSAALAIGFSVLVGHLLGIYYTGAGMNPARSFAPAVLVRNFVNHWVYWVGPMIGGAMGALLYDFMLFPRVRGLSERLATLKGIRPPEAEGQQETRGEPIELKTQAL; encoded by the exons ATGTGGGAATTCAGGTCCATGTCATTCTGGCGGGCTGTCTTTGCCGAGTTCTATGGCACCATGTTCTTTGTATTCTTTGGGCTGGGGGCAGCCCTCCGCTGGACCACTGGGCCCCATAATGTTCTCCACGTTGCCTTCTGCTTTGGGCTGGCGGCTGCCACCCTCATCCAGTCCATCGGCCACATCAGTGGAGGTCACATCAACCCAGCTGTTACCTTTGCCTACCTGATCGGCTCCCAGATGTCCCTGTTCCGTGCTTTCTTCTACATCGTGGCCCAGTGTCTTGGAGCACTGGCTGGTGCTGCCGTGCTCTACGGGGTCACGCCAGGCAATATGAGAGGAAACCTTGCACTTAACACG CTGCAGCCAGGCATCAGCCTGGGCATGGCCACCACCGTGGAGGTCTTCCTCACCCTGCAGCTTGTTGTCTGCATCTTTGCTGTGACTGATGAGAGGCGCAATGGACGCCTGGGCTCTGCTGCCCTTGCCATCGGCTTCTCTGTGCTAGTGGGGCATCTTCTCGGG ATATACTACACTGGAGCAGGAATGAACCCAGCAAGGTCCTTCGCCCCTGCTGTCCTGGTCAGGAATTTTGTCAACCACTGG GTGTACTGGGTGGGACCTATGATTGGTGGTGCCATGGGTGCTCTGCTGTATGACTTCATGCTGTTCCCCCGTGTGCGTGGCCTCTCTGAGAGGCTCGCCACACTCAAAGGCATCCGGCCTCCAGAGGCAGAGGGCCAGCAGGAGACCAGGGGAGAGCCCATTGAGCTCAAGACACAGGCCCTATAA